From a single Macrobrachium rosenbergii isolate ZJJX-2024 chromosome 9, ASM4041242v1, whole genome shotgun sequence genomic region:
- the LOC136842084 gene encoding keratin-associated protein 19-2-like — MRVLIVVLLVALAAAEQKRSADPGYGGIGHGFGGHGHGFGFGHGGFGHGLGFGHGGYGHGGFGHGGFGFGGFGHGVGFGHGFGHGHGVGFGHGLGHGHGLGYGYGHGFGHGGHSHSHSHTHIHSHGPGHYLHKREADPEPGYGHGHGFGHGFGHGFGHGHGGFGFGHGFGHGHGFGHGYGYGLGVAHHPYHGLSYVAPRLHSNYGHSHYGHGYGYGR; from the exons ATGCGAGTCTTG ATTGTCGTGTTGCTGGTGGCCCTTGCGGCTGCAGAGCAGAAGCGTTCGGCTGACCCGGGATACGGAGGAATTGGCCACGGATTCGGTGGCCATGGCCACGGCTTTGGATTTGGCCACGGTGGGTTTGGACATGGCCTCGGCTTCGGCCACGGTGGGTATGGGCACGGCGGCTTCGGACACGGCGGCTTTGGATTCGGAGGATTCGGACACGGAGTCGGATTTGGCCATGGGTTCGGGCACGGCCATGGAGTCGGATTCGGCCACGGTTTAGGACATGGCCATGGCCTCGGCTATGGCTATGGACACGGCTTCGGACACGGTGgccactctcactctcactctcacactCACATTCATTCTCATGGCCCCGGCCACTACCTCCACAAGCGTGAGGCCGACCCAGAACCTGGCTATGGCCATGGTCACGGATTCGGACACGGATTTGGGCACGGATTCGGTCACGGGCACGGAGGATTCGGATTTGGACACGGATTCGGGCATGGGCATGGATTTGGCCACGGCTATGGCTATGGTCTTGGAGTTGCCCACCATCCTTACCATGGGCTCTCCTACGTGGCCCCGAGACTGCACAGCAACTATGGCCACTCCCACTATGGCCACGGGTATGGTTACGGCCGATAG